A window of the Gossypium arboreum isolate Shixiya-1 chromosome 2, ASM2569848v2, whole genome shotgun sequence genome harbors these coding sequences:
- the LOC108467045 gene encoding nuclear pore complex protein NUP50A-like, protein MGDAENALPPSKKRAAGREISRDNPGLDDEEDSSEQETGTFKRASEEVLANRRIVKVRRNQTTSTASANPFSGIRLVPPTEPTTTPAAPSSAPESGTITSQVTADAPISSEKEVSEDGKNNVNKSEKSEEGNDREPEKNNDETEPDNAKSESENIKQSESKKDEPVSDAVSDKESAEDESNVAVNEETQKEANDEKLAGVEAKDEDKKGDETANADNKDKSSENADSTAEGASLSSFQQLSSSQNAFTGLAGTGFSTSSFSFGSTTKDGPTGAFGFGLSTNGNSSLFNTSGTSIVSKSEGSGFPAMQEVPVETGEENEKVVFSADSVLFEFIDGGWKERGKGELKVNVSTAGAERARLLMRARGNYRLILNASLYPDMKLTNMDKRGITFACMNSTGEDKEGLSTFALKFKDSSIVEEFRVAVMAHKGNTATVLKTPENSP, encoded by the coding sequence ATGGGAGATGCAGAAAATGCCCTTCCACCTTCAAAGAAGAGGGCTGCTGGAAGAGAAATTTCTCGGGATAACCCTGGACTTGATGATGAGGAAGATTCTTCTGAACAAGAGACTGGAACTTTTAAGAGGGCTAGTGAAGAAGTGTTGGCAAACAGAAGAATTGTCAAAGTTCGGAGAAATCAAACCACTTCAACTGCCTCAGCGAATCCCTTCTCTGGGATTCGCTTGGTCCCCCCTACTGAACCAACTACTACTCCTGCTGCACCTAGTTCAGCCCCTGAATCTGGCACAATCACGTCTCAGGTTACAGCTGATGCACCAATTTCTAGTGAGAAAGAAGTTTCAGAAGATGGGAAAAATAATGTTAACAAATCTGAAAAGAGTGAGGAAGGAAATGACCGGGAGCCAGAGAAAAATAATGATGAAACTGAGCCTGATAATGCAAAGAGTGAAAGTGAGAATATTAAGCAGTCTGAAAGTAAGAAGGATGAGCCAGTTTCTGATGCTGTTTCTGATAAGGAAAGTGCTGAGGATGAGAGCAACGTTGCTGTAAATGAAGAAACTCAAAAGGAGGCCAATGATGAAAAACTGGCGGGAGTTGAGGCCAAGGATGAAGATAAGAAAGGTGACGAGACTGCAAATGCTGATAACAAAGATAAGAGTAGTGAAAATGCCGATTCAACTGCAGAAGGTGCATCATTGAGTTCATTCCAGCAGCTTTCAAGTAGCCAGAATGCCTTCACAGGACTCGCTGGCACTGGATTTTCTACTTCTTCATTCTCCTTTGGATCTACCACAAAGGATGGTCCTACAGGTGCTTTTGGTTTTGGTCTTTCAACAAATGGAAATTCATCCCTCTTCAACACATCAGGGACTTCAATTGTTTCTAAGAGTGAGGGAAGTGGATTTCCTGCCATGCAGGAGGTTCCAGTTGAGACAGGAGAAGAGAACGAGAAAGTTGTATTCTCTGCTGATTCTGTGCTGTTTGAATTCATAGATGGGGGTTGGAAAGAGCGTGGGAAGGGAGAACTTAAGGTGAATGTCTCAACAGCTGGAGCTGAAAGAGCCAGGTTGCTCATGAGAGCTAGAGGAAATTACAGGTTGATTCTGAACGCAAGTCTTTACCCAGATATGAAGCTGACAAATATGGACAAGAGAGGCATCACTTTTGCCTGCATGAATAGTACTGGTGAAGACAAAGAGGGTCTGTCTACATTCGCTTTGAAGTTCAAGGACTCTTCCATAGTTGAAGAGTTCCGTGTTGCTGTAATGGCACACAAAGGTAACACAGCTACTGTTCTGAAGACTCCTGAAAATTCCCCTTAA